CCGCTAGGCCTTTCTACCAGAGATACGGATACGGGCTGAACATAACGTGCCCACGCCCCGGTAGCCCCAAGTTCCATTTTCCGTTGAGATTTAGGCCTTTTTATTAAGCTGTCAAAAGCCCATCTTGAGAAAAAACAGGCATCGACTATCAAACAATAGGAacttttttcgaaaatgaaACAATAGGAACTGTTTGCATCTAAGGTTTCAACATGATTTCGAATCTTTAAGTCTGAGTTAATATTTCGTCTTAAAAGTTTCTCTAGCGACTAGCGAGAAAGTCCTCAATTACTCAGACTCGGAACCTATAATTGGAAAGAGGTTCAAACTCGGGATTACTGAAAGAGAAAACTCTGCTTATGTTGGAAGAAATACTATACTTGTACTGATGTCGGTAATACTGATATGctgaataaaaaaattatttttctctGAACATCTAAATTTTCTGTGACACTGAATTGGTACAAAATCATCTGTCAGGTTTATGACCCTTGTACAGCTCCTGCAGTATCAGTACGATTACTATCTCTATCTGGCTCCGCGACTCCTTCGTCGTCCTCTGCTGCTTCTCCCTCAGCGTCGACCGCGCGCTGACGAACATAGTACACACCGAGCCCCACAGACAAGGATATGGCCACCGCATCGACGACGCCAAAGATGATGAGCAGCTTGTTGTGCATCGCAATTCTGGCCCCgtactcttcttcttgctcttcaaGCTTCTTGTAATCTGTACTCGGCTTGGCTATCTTCACCCAGTAGCTGGACCGGGGGCTTCCGCCGATCACCTCCCTGGCCCCGCCTGTCATCCCGTACTGGTAGCACACGccaatgccgccgccgccggccgtgtCGTCGACGATGCcggcgtcgtcgccgtccCTGACGTGGAGCGCGGCAGCGCAGGAGCAGCCTTGAAGGCACTGGTCCACGCACTGCTGCACTGACACGTTTGTCAGCGGCGAGTCTGCCTTCAGCACCGTGGTCACTCCTTTCCCCTCCACCATGTCGTACGGCGGCGACGTCGTGTTGCAGGCCAGGGGCGGCGGCAAGTCCACGCCGTATAGAGAGAAGTCTTCGCAGCGCCCGGAGGAGGCGCAGACCCGGCGGACGCCGCAGGCCAGGGGAAGCTCGCAGAACGCCAGCGCCTTGTACGAGGCTCTGAACTTGCCGGGGCCTTGGTCGAAGGAGTACAACCCCAGGTTGCCGTCGTCCCCCAGCTCGAAGAACCTGACCGCCTGccgtccggcgccggccgatTTCTCTGCTGCCGGCGGGATTCGCACCACTGGCCGCCCGGAAGAGTCGAGCATTGTTAGGCCCGACTCGTCCATCCGTGCGAACGCCATGGTCTCGTTGCCGTTGCGAGGAGCCACCTCCCAGTAGGTGTACCGGCGGTCTCCGAAGGCGAGATACGCGGTGATCCTTTCGGCATAGAACTCGAGTTGGTAGGACGCCGGAGAGGTCCTTGTCAGGCGCAAGGCGACCGGGCTGGGCACGTGAAGCCGCTGGCCCTGCAGAAGTACGGccgtcggtctgtcgaagcTTTGCCATGCCGGCGGCATTTTGCTGTTGTGTCCCAGGAGAAGGAGGTTGCCGGTCGTGGAATCCAAGTGCAGAGCCTGTACACATGGGAAACGAACAAGATTTGAACGTTCAGTTAGTTAAGAGGTGTTAAAAAGGAGCTCATTTTTgcgcaagaaaaaaaaagctcattCCACGAGACAATAAGGGCACACCTGTGCATTTATTTGTAACGAAACGAAACGAAACTTATTTC
The Brachypodium distachyon strain Bd21 chromosome 2, Brachypodium_distachyon_v3.0, whole genome shotgun sequence genome window above contains:
- the LOC104583347 gene encoding LOW QUALITY PROTEIN: uncharacterized protein LOC104583347 (The sequence of the model RefSeq protein was modified relative to this genomic sequence to represent the inferred CDS: substituted 1 base at 1 genomic stop codon) translates to MSPTRTWFALLPVTILLLLLQTAFSSLDFPRDTRFVVHLPDAYQPGFAQRATVLEAAAGEPQPRFSAALSVQAGIGGGYVCSLVVLLGNVTVWDSGRPRHEFAARSNXQLELAGDGALRLTDGAGTVGWWSGTAAQGTKALHLDSTTGNLLLLGHNSKMPPAWQSFDRPTAVLLQGQRLHVPSPVALRLTRTSPASYQLEFYAERITAYLAFGDRRYTYWEVAPRNGNETMAFARMDESGLTMLDSSGRPVVRIPPAAEKSAGAGRQAVRFFELGDDGNLGLYSFDQGPGKFRASYKALAFCELPLACGVRRVCASSGRCEDFSLYGVDLPPPLACNTTSPPYDMVEGKGVTTVLKADSPLTNVSVQQCVDQCLQGCSCAAALHVRDGDDAGIVDDTAGGGGIGVCYQYGMTGGAREVIGGSPRSSYWVKIAKPSTDYKKLEEQEEEYGARIAMHNKLLIIFGVVDAVAISLSVGLGVYYVRQRAVDAEGEAAEDDEGVAEPDRDSNRTDTAGAVQGS